In Carcharodon carcharias isolate sCarCar2 chromosome 33, sCarCar2.pri, whole genome shotgun sequence, a genomic segment contains:
- the LOC121272208 gene encoding solute carrier family 35 member G3-like translates to MPLTSGENEERGKSPGEDRFGNGSSKQEAQGSSGSPRPRAGEEGVQEGWRKCQPPDSVKGLLVALFGGGVPAGFVAPFTRIAYEASQIPSLEILLFRCLLHLALGFYIRFRGASLFGPREAWRSIFVHAVINVVSIACAYSSFMVIPAGNASTVRKGTSTLCSAFMALVIDSYRLSAYDWIGLLGSVVGLGLIVVPDLVSLRSGSRLPDIFGYILAMLGGLALAVALVIFRTLSHPSKLLTAAFTFGAVGSLLCAPLMSLLQSPVVPLDPLTWCCVTGITTLALVSFFCANYAVTKTHPALVCAFLHSEVVVTMMIQYFVLHEPVTPFGLSGAGVIVGSIVVITGQSIACRRQEAGGER, encoded by the coding sequence ATGCCGCTGACGTCGGGTGAGAATGAGGAACGCGGAAAGTCACCTGGAGAGGACAGGTTCGGAAACGGGAGCAGCAAGCAGGAGGCCCAGGGGTCGAGCGGCAGCCCTCGGCCACGGGCCGGAGAGGAGGGGGTCCAGGAGGGCTGGCGGAAATGCCAGCCGCCCGACAGTGTGAAGGGTCTCCTGGTGGCCCTGTTCGGGGGCGGAGTGCCGGCCGGTTTCGTGGCCCCCTTCACCAGGATCGCCTACGAAGCATCTCAAATCCCTTCGCTGGAGATCCTGCTCTTCCGGTGCCTGCTCCACTTGGCCCTGGGCTTCTACATCCGCTTCCGGGGGGCTTCCCTCTTCGGTCCCCGGGAGGCGTGGAGGTCCATTTTCGTCCACGCCGTCATCAACGTGGTGTCCATCGCCTGCGCCTACAGCTCTTTCATGGTCATCCCGGCCGGGAACGCCTCCACCGTCCGCAAGGGGACCTCCACCCTCTGCTCAGCCTTCATGGCCCTGGTTATCGACAGTTACCGCCTGAGCGCCTACGACTGGATCGGCCTGCTGGGCAGCGTGGTGGGGCTGGGCCTGATCGTGGTGCCGGACTTGGTCAGCCTGCGCAGCGGCTCCCGGCTGCCGGACATTTTCGGCTACATCCTGGCCATGCTGGGTGGCCTGGCCCTCGCCGTGGCCCTGGTAATCTTCCGCACGCTCAGCCACCCGTCCAAGTTGCTGACGGCCGCCTTCACCTTCGGGGCGGTGGGCAGCCTGCTCTGTGCCCCCCTCATGTCCCTCCTGCAGAGCCCCGTGGTGCCGCTGGACCCGCTCACCTGGTGCTGCGTCACCGGCATCACCACCCTGGCCCTGGTCTCCTTCTTCTGCGCCAACTACGCCGTCACCAAGACCCACCCGGCCCTGGTCTGCGCCTTCCTGCACTCCGAGGTGGTGGTCACCATGATGATCCAGTACTTTGTGCTGCACGAGCCGGTCACCCCGTTCGGCCTCAGCGGGGCTGGGGTCATCGTGGGCAGCATCGTGGTCATCACCGGCCAGAGCATCGCCTGCAGGCGCCAggaggcgggcggagagagatAA